DNA sequence from the Thalassotalea sp. 273M-4 genome:
TCGATTAAGATTATCCGCTTTAAGCCAGACATAAAAACATAGCATCCTTATTTAATTCTTTAGCTATAGTATGTGTCCACCGTAAATGTGTAAATACTCTGAGCTGTAAAAGCGTTTAATTGGGTTAATTATCAGCAACAGTTGCTAATACATTAACCGAAAAGTCAAATATTGCGCCCGAATATCCTAAACAGCACGTGGTTACGTACATTGTTGCCTACAATAAGATAATGCTATTATGTTGACACGTTTTTCAACACATTGAGAATTGATGAAGCATTATCAACTTTATATATTTGACTGGGACGGCACCCTAATGGACTCGATTGGCAAGATCGTGCTCTCTTTGCAAAACGCGGCCGCATTAAGTCAATTATCTATCCCCACCGCCGAGCAAGTGAAAGGCATTATAGGTGCCAGCCTTAATGAAGCCGCCCATATGTTATTTCCGAAAATTAACGACTCGCAAAAGCAACAATTAATTTTTCACTACAAAGATCAATACCTAAATCAAAACAACACGCCTACCCCACTTTATGCCAATACCCGACAATTACTGACCGGGTTAAAACAGCAAAGTAAAACCCTAGCCGTTGCCACTGGCAAAGCCAGAGTGGGGTTAGAAAAAGTGATGGCTGAGTCGAACACCAAACACTTTTTCACCACCACCCGAACGTGTGACGATGCCCATTCAAAACCGCATCCGCAAATGATTGAACAAATTTTAGATGAGCTTAAAGTGCCTGCCAGTAAAGCCTTAATGATAGGTGACAGTTATTACGACCTTGAAATGGCGCGCAATGCCAAAGTGGATAGCCTAGGGCTAACCCATGGCGCAGCAAACTTTCAAACGCTGTCAAAATGCAAACCAAAGGCTATTGTTCATTCT
Encoded proteins:
- a CDS encoding HAD family hydrolase, translating into MKHYQLYIFDWDGTLMDSIGKIVLSLQNAAALSQLSIPTAEQVKGIIGASLNEAAHMLFPKINDSQKQQLIFHYKDQYLNQNNTPTPLYANTRQLLTGLKQQSKTLAVATGKARVGLEKVMAESNTKHFFTTTRTCDDAHSKPHPQMIEQILDELKVPASKALMIGDSYYDLEMARNAKVDSLGLTHGAANFQTLSKCKPKAIVHSMEELSKLVL